The following are encoded together in the Cyanobacterium aponinum PCC 10605 genome:
- a CDS encoding HypC/HybG/HupF family hydrogenase formation chaperone, whose amino-acid sequence MCLAVPGKVIEIISSDNLLDLKGKISFAGIIKEVCLAYVPEVKINDYVIVHAGFALSIIDEQEAKQTLDDLATIKNFDEGVAKL is encoded by the coding sequence ATGTGTTTAGCAGTTCCGGGAAAAGTAATTGAGATAATATCTAGTGATAATCTCTTAGATTTAAAGGGAAAAATAAGTTTTGCAGGGATTATAAAAGAAGTATGTCTAGCTTATGTTCCAGAAGTAAAAATCAATGATTATGTAATCGTTCATGCGGGTTTTGCATTGAGTATTATAGATGAGCAAGAAGCCAAACAAACCCTAGATGATTTAGCTACGATCAAGAATTTTGATGAAGGGGTTGCTAAATTGTAA